The stretch of DNA CGATTCCACAGGCCGAGGAAATAGCCGCTCATGCGGATACCTTGGATGTGGCCCGTGATGTGGAAAACTATTTACGAGGTGAGTTGAAGAAAATATCGCCGGACGAATTTTCCTGAATCATCATTCGGGGGAACGTTTGGCAATCCGCCGCCGGTGCTGAATTCAGCGGATGGCGACGGGCTGGCGATCGATTCCCACCCCTGTGGGACATCGAGATTCAGTCGTTCTGAATCACGTCGGCAAAACCCAACGGAGACAATTTACAATTGTACAACGGACATAGGGAACTTTTTCGAGTCGAATCGCGACTCGTCAAACCTTCCCGCGTCACCCGGCCATGTTACGGCAGCATTGCCCGGGACGGATTGATTCAGGTTTGAATCATAGTGCGAATTCCTATTCAACAATCAGCTAAGCCAAGTGAACGCGGCTGTCTGCTCGATGACGGCGCCGTCGGCAATTGCGCCACGGCCTGCGAGCAGAGAGTCCGATCGAACGGCTCTTGGCAAGTCCCTGCCTGTCGGCAGGCTCAATTCGGATCCACGAGTGGTAACGCCGTCGAACGACAGTTGAGTTCGACATCCACGGCAAACTCACCACTCGTTGTGATCTGTCCCGTTCGGCACAAATTGTCGGCGGGACGAGACCGCGAATTGACATCGGCCAGGCTTGGTCGCTTGTTCATCTCGCCGCCGCCGGCATGCGATTTCGCCTGTCGTTCGCGTCGCGCGAGCAAGCCGCTGAAAACATTGAATAGGAAACGCTTCGATCAGGATCGCAGCTCGCCGAGACCCGTGAGCCAACCCGCGCTATCATCGACAACGCTCTTCGCTCGCGAAGTGCGTTTCGGCAATAGCGATAACGGTTGGTCGGTCCTCGGAGGGAAACGTTTCCATACCGCAACGACGTGCCACGCCGTTGCGGCTCAGACATCGAAGCCCCGCGCTTTTCGTCAATGCCGACGAAGGGTACTCCATGAAGAAGGAAATGCTGGTCAATGTTCTCCAGCCGGAAGAAAGCCGGATCGCTGTCGTCGAAGACAGCGTCTTGGAGGAATTGTATGTTGAGCGCAGTAGCCTAGAGAGCTACGTCGGAAACATCTATAAGGGCAAAATCGTCAACATCGAGCCGAGTATTCAAGCGGCTTTTGTTGATTTCGGCGTGGGCCGCAACGGCTTTTTACACGTCAGTGACGTCGAATACCAATATTACAAACACCTCCCGCAATCCGGCGGCAACGGTCGCGGTTCGGGCCGCTCGACCAAGGGCCGCCGCCGTCCCAGCGAACGCAATGAGCGCAGCAAGCCTCCGATTCAGGAGATCTTCCGCCGCGGTAGCGAAGTGCTGGTGCAGGTCATCAAAGAGGCCGTCGGCACCAAAGGCCCGACGTTGTCCACCTACATCAGCATTCCCGGCCGGTACTTGGTACTCATGCCCGGCCTGCAACGCGTTGGCGTGAGTCGAAAGATTGCCGACGACGACCTGCGGAAAAAACTGCGGACGATCCTCGAAGAACTCGATCCGCCCGAGGGCTTGGGCTTCATCATTCGCACCGCGGGTATCGACCGGACCAAAAAAGACCTGCAGCGGGACCTCAGCTATCTGCTGCGATTGTGGCGAACGATTGTGCGCCGGTTGAAAAAGACCGTCGCGCCGGTGGATATCTATCAGGAAAACGACCTGATCATTCGTACGATTCGCGATATCTACAACAACGAAATCGATGCGGTCTGGATCGACGAAGAAGGCGCCTATCAACGGGCACGCGAATTCGTCAAAGCCGTGCTGCCCCGGCACGTGAATCGCATTAAGTACTTCGAGGGGAAGGAACCGATCTTCCACAAGTACAACATCGAAGAAGAAATTGCCCGCATCCAGCAACGGCAGGTACCGTTGGAGGGAGGCGGCTCGATCGTCATCGACCAGACCGAAGCGTTGGTGGCCATCGATGTGAATAGCGGCAATTTCCGTGCGGACAACAATGCAGAGGAAACCGCCTATCAGGTGAATCTGCGGGCTGCGACCGAAATCTGCCGGCAATTACGTCTCCGCGATTTGGGGGGCGTGGTGGTCAACGACTTTATCGACATGCGTGACGAACGGCATCGCCGGTCGGTGGAACGCACCCTCCGCGAGGCAATTCGCCGTGACCGAGCCCGGATCAAGGTGCTCCGAATCAGCCCGTTTGGTTTGATCGAAATGACGCGGCAACGTATTCGCCCGTCGCTGAAACGGAGCGTGTTCGAGGATTGTCCCTGTTGTAAGGGAGCCGGATTGGTCAAAACCGCCGAAAGCATGGCGATTGAAGTGATCCGCGTGTTGCTCAACACCATCAGCCGCGATGATGTGTCGGGGATTTCCGTGGAAATTCACGAACAGGTGGCTGATTACCTGAACAACAAAAAACGCCGCGATATTGCCTCATTCGAGGAGCAGGGCAGCGTGGATATCAATCTTGTTTCGCGGACCGACGTTGGTCCCGAGCATCTGATCATGCGGTGCACCGACGCGACCGGAAATGAAGTCAAAATAATGGCCGAGAATGGGTCGAAATCTCGGAAATGACCCGCTACAATAGTGCGTCCTATCCTTTCGGCGCTACCGGTCTGCGGAAGCAGTGCGTAAGGAATCATGGTATCTAGCCGGTGGCGGACATGCCCTCAGATGTCAGCTTCGCTGATCTCCAAAGCAGGGAGAGAGGCAGTTGACATGGACGGAGACGAGTCGGGCTCGCCCCAACAGGCTTTTTCGAAAAAGTTTAGAGCGAAATAAGGTTTTGGCGATGTTTGCAATTTTTGAAGATGGCAGCCACCAACATCAGGTGCAGGTCGGTGACCGATTGACTGTCGACTATCGGGAAGCTGCGGCCGAAGGGGACAGCCTCACGTTTGATCGCGTCCTGTTGGCCAACGATGGCGAATCCAGCTCCATCGGAAAACCGATGATCGAGGGTGCGGCTGTCGAAACCGAAGTGCTCGAGCAGACCAAGGGCAAAAAGCTCGAAATCGTGAAGTTTCGCCGCCGCAAAAACTCACGAACCCACACCGGACACCGTCAAAAGTACACCTCCGTCCGCGTGACAGGAATCACGGTACCCGGCATGGTCTTCACCGCACCGCCGGCCGACGAACCCGTCGCCGCCGCTGCCGAACCGGAAGCTGCCGCCGCTGATACGGAAGCCGCCGCCGAAGAATAGTCGCGGCTTCGAAGTGGCAAGCAACCAGCCTTCACCCGGCGTGCCGGTCGCCGCTGCGCGAAGCGCGCTTGCCCAAGGTCGAATCTTTCTAGGCCGACAAAGCCGGTGGGCGGACTAGCCGCAAAATTGCTGGCGATTTGCAAACCACTCTCGCGGCTGCGCCGCCCCGCGAGCAGTATCTTTCGGGGTCACCCTAGCGT from Symmachiella dynata encodes:
- a CDS encoding Rne/Rng family ribonuclease, which gives rise to MKKEMLVNVLQPEESRIAVVEDSVLEELYVERSSLESYVGNIYKGKIVNIEPSIQAAFVDFGVGRNGFLHVSDVEYQYYKHLPQSGGNGRGSGRSTKGRRRPSERNERSKPPIQEIFRRGSEVLVQVIKEAVGTKGPTLSTYISIPGRYLVLMPGLQRVGVSRKIADDDLRKKLRTILEELDPPEGLGFIIRTAGIDRTKKDLQRDLSYLLRLWRTIVRRLKKTVAPVDIYQENDLIIRTIRDIYNNEIDAVWIDEEGAYQRAREFVKAVLPRHVNRIKYFEGKEPIFHKYNIEEEIARIQQRQVPLEGGGSIVIDQTEALVAIDVNSGNFRADNNAEETAYQVNLRAATEICRQLRLRDLGGVVVNDFIDMRDERHRRSVERTLREAIRRDRARIKVLRISPFGLIEMTRQRIRPSLKRSVFEDCPCCKGAGLVKTAESMAIEVIRVLLNTISRDDVSGISVEIHEQVADYLNNKKRRDIASFEEQGSVDINLVSRTDVGPEHLIMRCTDATGNEVKIMAENGSKSRK
- the rplU gene encoding 50S ribosomal protein L21; its protein translation is MFAIFEDGSHQHQVQVGDRLTVDYREAAAEGDSLTFDRVLLANDGESSSIGKPMIEGAAVETEVLEQTKGKKLEIVKFRRRKNSRTHTGHRQKYTSVRVTGITVPGMVFTAPPADEPVAAAAEPEAAAADTEAAAEE